A segment of the Oncorhynchus tshawytscha isolate Ot180627B linkage group LG19, Otsh_v2.0, whole genome shotgun sequence genome:
TGACTTCAGGTGTGGAAAAATCTATTTTTCCATTCAATAAATACATCATCTCAAATTATTGCAACCAGAAGTTTCTCTTTAAGAATGAATGAAAGGTTAGTGCATTTCTTTAATCTaatcataatatggacttgtatATGTtcatatataatatatcataatTACACTATATGTTATTTTTGCAAAACGCTATATACTGTATCCACCTTACAAATAAGAGAACTCTTAAACAGAAAAATATGTCGAAAGACGATCAAATGTGACACATAAGTaacattttaataaaaaaatacatttgtggcATCTATATATCAAGCAAATGTAGCAAACACACATATAAAGGTACCCAAAAGCATTTATTTCTGATGAAAAAGCGTTTTTTTTAACAACAAAATTCTTGAAACTTTGATAATATAACATAACATTTTTGGTATTAAGAAGTTGCTTTGAATAGTCTGCTATTAAAGGACCATCAGCCACAGCATTTGATTGGCTAAAACCTTGACTCCTGAGAGCTAATAGGGAATGTTCAAATGAGGAGGGGGCGGGTTTCCAATAAGTAAACAACGCTCAATCCGTTATAAAACTGGCCACATCTCCTTCATACTCTTCACAGCATCCAGTGAACATTGCTGATCAATTCTTATTGTGAAGCCATGGCGATGAAGTGGAGTGTAGTTTGTCTCGTGGCAGTGGCCATGcttggctgtctgtgtgttgctcAGAATTGGCCACCCTTCAGTAAACCAGTGCAGCAACCCTTCAGACCCATTCGTCAGCCACCTCAGCAGCCTCAGCAGCCTCAGCAACCACCGTATCAGAAACCCAGGCCCCCACCAAAAGACCAAACCCAGGCCAAGCAGAAGTTTGACACACCATTGGATTGGACCTATCCTCTGGACCCAAAGCCAGAGCCCAAGATTATTGGAGGCTCAGAGACGAGAACCCCTGTGGCTGCCAATTCAGTGAGGGCTGAGTGCAGGGAGAACATGGTCCACGTGGAAGCGAAGCATGACCTGCTGGGGATCGGCCAGTTGATCCAGCTAGAAGACCTCACTTTGGGAGACTGCCCTATGTCAGGATTCGACAATGTCAACCAGGTGATCATCTTTGAGTCTCCGCTGCAGTCATGTGGCAGCCAGCTAAGGGTATGTAttataatgatgataatgatagtAATGAACTGTATTTATATTATTTGAAAAGCAAAAGGAAAAATGCTAACCCCAAATGAGTGCTAAGTGGCAAAAAAAATACAAGCCCAGGTATTTATATTATATGTAGGGCATTATTGTACATGGCAATTAGTTGTCAATTTACCTGAACAAATggttggataaaaaaaaatatcacattcCTCACAATCTCACGTCCTTTCCACAGTAAATTGGTCTATTTTAATTAAATTTGTGAATGTATTAACATTGTTGTGATTGTTTCTCAGATGACTACCAACTCCCTCATCTACATCTTCACTCTATATTACAAACCCAAACCTCTGGCAAACACCCCCCTCATCAGGACAAATGAAGCGATGATCAATATTGAGTGCCACTATCCAAGGTGGGAGGAGCAGACCTAGGTCCAAATAGTACAGACTGATTTAGCTTGCCTGCCACAATGGAACTAATGAAACAGTTCCAAAAGTACCAATCCTGTCCACCCAGCATGTAGTATAAGATAAATCAAGCAGACTTGAAGTATTTCAGGAAATAAGCCAGGGTAGCCCCAACCCACTAGCAGTATTGGGTAAACTCAATTCAATCAAACCTgcattctaatatatatatatatattacaatgCAGGTTTGATTGAATTGAGTCTCTAGTTGCATGTGAATACAGTACACCCACTACACTGCTTCACTACCATTAAAGTGATCATACTTTCACCACACCCATGGACATTTATTTGGCTTCTTAGTTTAAAACACAATTAATATTAAAAACAGGTATGGTGATTCCTATACAGACGTACAACACATGTATAAAAAACATTTGTAAaacaatgtctctctcctccaggaaACACAATGTGAGCAGCCTGGCCCTGATCCCAACCTGGACCCCTTTCTCCGCTGCTAAGTATGCAGAGGAACTCCTGTACTTCTCCATGAGGCTCATGACTGGTGGGTAAAGATGCAGTGTAGAGAGGGTCCACACTGAAAAGCCAATTTCCCGGACCCAGATTTGGACTTTTCCTGGACTAAAAGAACTTTCAGTGGAGATTCTCCACCGAGTTCTATTGAAACTCTTAATTGAGTGTACTTTTTAGACCAGGAGTACGCAAATGTAATGTTACAACTTCTCTTGGCAGCTGACTGGCAGTATGAGAGGGCCGGTAACATGTACGTGTTGGGTGACATGGTGAACATCGAGGCCTCTGTCATGCAGTACTTCCACGTTCCCCTGCGTATCTTTGTGGACAGCTGTGTGGCCACCCTGGAACCCAACATAAACGCCAATCCCAGATACGCCTTCATTGAGAATCATGGGTAAGTAAGGGAGAGGGTTCAGTCAACACTAGGGGTGATTTCGTGGACATAGATTAAGCCTAATCTTGGATTTAAATGCTCTTTTAAACTGGACTAATGAACATGTTATTTCTCAAACATGGTTTCGAATAGTCCCAGACTTTAACTAATCTGGAATTAACAGTCTGATTTCTAGAAAGAAAATTTGAGCTAGTCCAGGTCTAAGTGAGGGTATAAACTAAACCAAGAAAGGAGGCAGGTTTAACTTCAGAATAATGCACTGTGTCAATGGCAATATAAACTCCGCAAAAAGAGAAacatccccttttcaggaccctgtctttcaaagataattcataaaaatccaaattacttcacagatattcattgtaaagggtttaaacactgcttgctcagtgaaccataaacaattaatgaacatgcacctgtggaacggtcgttaagacattaacagcttacagacggtaggcaattaaggttacagTGATGAAAACTTAaggcactaaagaggcctttctactgactcagaaaaacaccaaaagaaagatgcccagggtccctgctcatctgcgtgaatgtgccttagacatgctgcaaggaggcatgaggactgcagatgtggccagggcaataaattgcaatgtccgtactgtcagaagcctaagacagcgctacaggtagACAGGACGGATCGTCCTCGcattggcagaccacgtgtaacaacacctgcacaggatcggtacatccaaacatcacacctgcgggacaggtacaggatggcaacaacaactgcccgagttacaccaggaacacacaatcccttcatcagtagtcagactgtctgcaaaaggctgagagaggctggactgagggcttgtaggcctgttgtaaggcaggtcctcaggtcctcagacatcactggcaacaacgcgcctatgggcacaaacccaccgtcactggaccagacaggactggcaaaaagtgcttttcactgacgagtcgcggttctGTCTcagcaggggtgatggttggattcgcgtttatcgtcgaaggaatgagcgttacactgagacctgtactctggagcgggatcaatttagagctggagggtccgtcatggtctggggcggtgtgtcacagcatcatcggactgagcttgttgtcattgcaggcaatctcaatgctgtgcgttacagggaagacatcctcctccctcatgtggtacccttcctgcaggctcatcctgacatgaccctcaagcatgacaatgccaccagccacactgctcgttctgtgcatgatttcctgcaagacaggaatgtcagtgttctgcaatgGCCAGCGAAAAGCCTGGATCCCAATcgcattgagcacgtctgggacctgttggatcggatggTGAGGCCTAGGGCCATTCCCCGctgaaatgtccaggaacttgcaggtgccttggtggaagtggggtaacatctcacagcaagaactggcaaatctggtgcagtccatgaggaggagatgcactgcagtacttaatgcaactgGTGGCAGAATTAGGTAACTAATTTCACTTGCATGAAATGGTTGTCCAAACTTGGCTTTCTGTTGCAAAATAATATTGTTTTGGGGTATTATTTTATTAACTGCAATTATTTTCAATGTTTGCTTTTATCTTCTGCATTGTTTTATTTTGATTGTTTACTCCAGTCTGTGCTCATACATACAATGCTTGAATATTTGTGGTCCATACGAGGCTTCTGAAGCAACCTCAGATCATAACCACCTTCACATAGTGCATCTAATTATGCTGCGTTTACACATGCAGCACAGGTCTGatctttttccactaattggtcttttgaccaatcagatcagctcttttgccaataattgggtgttagatcagaattgggctgactGTGTTAACACAGCCTCTGTCAAGAGTcatgttcccctgctcagacgttgctgaCGCATACTAGATATTAcaatgcctggataggtattttacatatcagctaaccacatcatatgttatagcaatctgttaTTGGTTGATACATTCAACGTCTGAGCAGGGACACACGATCAAGGACTCCACGGTCTAGATCTAGAAAACAGTCATCTGAAGTTTTTTTATTCTGGATTAATGTAAGAATCCTATTTGTGATGTAATTTAAGATCTGTCCAGGAAACCGGCCCTAACTGTGCAAGTGTGATGAGCAACCTTGACTGAGGCAACATCTAATGCCTATGCTTGAGTTGTGCGGGCAACCAGGGCAGTTTAATGAGTGCACTGACTGTCATGTTGTTAAATGTGAGCCCAGCTAAAGCTTCCCACTGCCACGGCctgcccctcccccttcccttgcAACATCTGTGCCCCCATAGGTGTCTGATCGATGCCAAAGTGACAGGTTCCCACTCCCAGTTCATTCCTCGTTCTGCAGACTACAAGCTGTATTTCCAGTTGGAGGCTTTCAGGTTCCAGAGCCAGAAGGGGAGTGACCCAATTATTCCGCAGAAAACAAAGATACCTTCTCAGCTTGCTGCAGATTATTCCGCTACGCTCGACATGGTGAGTTAATTCATTCAGTTCAATACTACTTTATTTATCCCTCACAGGGCAGGTATGCAGACAAGCAGAAATAATACTAACAAATAACAGGGAAACATATCATGAGACATCATTTTTGAAAATTGTGTATTTATCCTATGCTTTAATTGTTACAATGGCCCTGTTCTTGGTAAATCCCAACAGATCTTCCTTACCTGTCACCTGAAGGCAACCACAATCGCGTTCCCCATTGATTTTGAGTACAAGGCCTGCTCTTTCATTAATACGTAAGTGTGTACGTTCTACACCTGGGTCAAATACATGTTACATTAATGAAATAAATGTTCATACTTGATGACACAGCATATGTTATGCATACATGAAAGGTATATTTATGTTACGTCAATACTGCAATGCTGGTTTGATCGAATGTAGCCCTTAAGCTGCAGATTGTTAACAGGTGGAGGGAGGCTGGTGGGAATGATGGAGTGTGTGGCTGCTGTGACTCCACCTGTAGCAACAGGAAGGGACGCGATACCACTCAGCATCAAAAACCAGCAAGTATGTATGAGGCAACAAAGGTCTGCTTTTTAAGATAACAACAATGTGGAAACCTCAAAAATACTTGCAGAGAATGTTTGAATATATGAAAGGTCAATATCTGCTTACTGTTTGCTGCTCCTAAAATCAATTTTTGAAAGTGTTTTATTCACcactaaaataatgattaataAAGGTAACTTTTGAGAGCAGATAAACAGTGAGTGGATATTGATGTTCTTAACCTAGCTGTCTTTGTATTGTCCAGCTGCTGAAGGCTACTTTTGCATATGTGTAATGACCCTCCTGTTCTTGTGTCTGCTCTCTTCTCAGATATATGGGAGGGAGATGTTCAGCTTGGTCCCATCTTTATCTCGGAAAAGGCTGAGCAATAAATTCAGACCCTGCCATTGGCATGCCCATTGAAATAAACAAAGTTGATGGTTCATCATCGTCTGTGTCTTCATTCCTGCTGTTGATGTTATGCACTAATGAATTAAAAACTAAAGCCATGCACTAGTTTAGGTGCTGAACAGATAAAAAAAAGACCTCGGCCTATCAAATCCACAACTCTGTTTCCAAATGTCACTTATTATTATGCTCATAACATATACCATATTAGACCATAATAATGCTGATGTTACATTTGTCTGCTTGATTAAGTCTCCTTGTAGCCTATTATCCAATGTTACAAACATATGCTCTCAGATCAGTAGAAAGGGATGACCTTAGATAATTTTTATGAGCCTAATGGGTAAATGTATGTTGGAAGGAATGAAGTGTATAAAGGAAAACAGGGTGctattttaaacttttttttaacaagACCAGACAAATGATGTGTTGAGGTGTTAGGGCACCCACACATGGTGGATCTCCTTGAAGTGCTGGGTCATTTTGGTCCTTTCCCTAATCGGTAAATGCTTAGTTTGACCACATGGGGCGGAATACTATAATTATATTTCAGCACCCAAGCAACTGAACAACTCCTCATGGCATTTATAGTGTCGATGAGACAAACAGCCCAATCCCCATTGTCAATGGCGGTATTATTGAGCTAACATTTAGGTCTATTCCCTGCAATCACAGCTTTGCCAAACTACAGTTTTCAGCAACAATTCATGGCAAAGCTTTCACAAACAAGTATTGTATGGCAGTTAAGACAATCCACATTTTTTGTGTTATTAAATAGCAATCCTGCCTGTCCTTTTATGGTCCTTTTATGGTGCTCTATGGAACCCTTAGCGGGAGGTTAAATACCTTATCACATGCATAGGCTACCACCCACCCTCTCCAGTACCTCCAATCACCTGACAGGACCATTTAATATGCTTTGTTGCTATAATCTGTGTTTGACCTTGAATGGAAAAGCATGTTTTCTGCTGTCTGTACCAAtaccccctcctccctgcctgcccctccctctctgcacCGCTGGCCCACCTCCGCTTCGTGTCACAGGCATCATCACAGCGGCAGACATTTGGCAAGGCAGGCAGCGGACTGCGGGTGTGTGGCTGGTCTGGCGGCATCGGGAAAAGATAGGGCTTTTTTGTGTGATTACCGCAGT
Coding sequences within it:
- the LOC112218644 gene encoding zona pellucida sperm-binding protein 3 — encoded protein: MAMKWSVVCLVAVAMLGCLCVAQNWPPFSKPVQQPFRPIRQPPQQPQQPQQPPYQKPRPPPKDQTQAKQKFDTPLDWTYPLDPKPEPKIIGGSETRTPVAANSVRAECRENMVHVEAKHDLLGIGQLIQLEDLTLGDCPMSGFDNVNQVIIFESPLQSCGSQLRMTTNSLIYIFTLYYKPKPLANTPLIRTNEAMINIECHYPRKHNVSSLALIPTWTPFSAAKYAEELLYFSMRLMTADWQYERAGNMYVLGDMVNIEASVMQYFHVPLRIFVDSCVATLEPNINANPRYAFIENHGCLIDAKVTGSHSQFIPRSADYKLYFQLEAFRFQSQKGSDPIIPQKTKIPSQLAADYSATLDMIFLTCHLKATTIAFPIDFEYKACSFINTWREAGGNDGVCGCCDSTCSNRKGRDTTQHQKPANIWEGDVQLGPIFISEKAEQ